TTTACTGACAGGAAATACCTTGGTGTGTGTTGCCGCTGTGAACACCGCAGTAATGAGAGTCGTGTTTGTGTTCCAGCCACAATTCAAGCGAGGAGTTCTGGACCTCGGCGACGGAGGACGAGTGGGAGCGCGAGATGGCCGGCGCCCGTGTCATTGCCGAGAGGTTTGCCAACATCACCGACACCTCTGTGATCGGCCTGCGCGCGCCCTATCTGCGTGTGGGTGGCAACAACCAGTTCAGCATGATGGAGACCAACTCCTTCCTGTACGATTCCACCATCTCCGCACCCCTGCAGGACCCTCCCCTCTGGCCCTACACTCTGTACTACCGCATGCCCCACGTCTGTCACGGCAACGCCCAGCGGTGTCCCACGCGCTCCTTCGCTGTGTGGGAGATGGTCATGAACGAGCTGGACCGTCGTGAGGACCCCGCGGTGGAGGCGGAGCTGCCTGGCTGTGCTATGGTTGACTCATGCTTCTCCAGCAAGCCCACCGCTGACCGCTTCTAcaacttcctcaacaacaacttCAACCGCCACTACCTGACCAACCGCGCCCCTCTCGGCCTCTTCTTCCACTCTGCCTTCCTGAAGAATGACCCAGAAATCTTCGATGCCTTCACCTTCTGGCTGGACGAGATCATCGCCAACTACAACGACGTGTTCTTCGTGACCATGACGCAGGTGATCCAGTGGATGCAGGACCCGCGACCCGTGAACCAGCTCAACAACTACGAGGCCTGGAGGGAGAAATGCCAGGTGGGCGGCCCCCCTCACTGCATCGGCGGCACCAACTGCGAGCTGAACACCGACGAGCTGCCCGGCGAGACTCTGCGCCTCAACACCTGCATGCGCTGCCCGAACAAGTACCCCTGGCTAAAGGATCCCTTGGGCGAAGGGTTTTTCTAAGAGAACAAACACACTGAGAAACTCCTCGCTGCCACCTGCCCCCGTAGGGTGATCTGTGGGAGCCCCTTTTCCAccgctctctccctcacccaggGCGCAGTACCTAAACCTGTAAATACTGTTTTATAATTGTGTATACATGATTGTGTCCAGACGAGCGTGGCCGTGCCCTCACCGTCGCCCATCACCCCTGCTCTTCCCAACCTCcacttcttaccttccttcactTACCATGACAGGTCAAGGTGGGTCACACGCACTCGTAAGAGGTCAAGTCGGgtcacctttcccttccccacagTCCCCACGTCCCAATCTTTCTTCCGCCCCAAAGTGACCTGTTGCGGCCCTCTTCGTATTTATTAGAGCTGGAGGTGCCCCTGCCCCCTAACCTCCCCTCCACACAGTCGGCCCCACCACCAGCACGTTCGAGGTCTTACTAGCTGTGATGATCGTCGAGATTATTActctcatttgtttttattactttccaTATTTTGCGTTTCATGTTACCCAATAAAACATTATTCCTTAATCGGTATTCTGATGACCCCCTCGCCCGGAGAACCTACTGACACCCTGCCTCTGTCTGGCAGCCTGCACCTTTGCCATCCTTGCCAGCCACTGCCAGGCGTGCTCATGACGACATGTGCCCCAAACCTCCAAAAATGAAcgacttttttcttccttacattgAAACCTCTTGAAAGGTTGTTAGTGCTCGAGAAGTGTAAGtagtaataaaaagataataataataagaagaagaagaataagaagaaaaagaagaagaagaagaagaagaggcaataCAAAAGAGttgccattgtgtgtgtgtgtgtgtgtgtgtgggtgggtgggtgggtgggcgggtgggtgCACCTGTGAAGAGAGGAGTGGACAACAGACTAAGCAGCAGACCCGGTAAGAGGCGCTACCACACGATGGGACTGAGCAGTTTGGTGGAGAAGATGAGGGAGCGAAAAAAGCAGCAGCATCACATCCCATTATGTAGAGAATAATCCTCACCAGAAGAaacgtttcattattttcacggTTGTAAacataccctctctctctctctctctctctctctctctctctctctctctctctatctatctatctatctatctatctatctatttatctatctatccatctatctatctatctatctatctatatgtctgtctatccatccatctatccatccatctcttgTCAGAGGGCATTTCAGCTTATGGGTCTGTGAACAACCAGatctgaaaacacacacacacacacacacacaccacatcctACAAGACAGCAAGGGTGCAGAAGACCGGGAAGAGGAAGCAAACGGTAAGACATCAACCAGAATCTGTCTTGCCTTCTATCTTTCTATTGGTATGAGTGTGCGCATGTCTGCATGAAAGGGTGGGCGACAATTGATAGCCAGCAGTTACCTCCTCCCATTACGATACCAGAGCTCACACAGATACATGGATAAGATTGAAGCTCCCCACACACCTCATCTACACGTTCAAGGACAGTGCCTCCTCCCTCATCAGTGAAAACCCTCGGGACTTAAACGGGGCGCGAACCTCGGCGTACCAAGTGCCAGGCAAGGACGTTACCACGGAGCTAATGGAAGGCTGTACGTGGGATGAACTCTTAGCCATTTCACTGCTATCTGCGGGGGTTCTTTGTTGATATTCAGACCACTGTATGAAAAAGAAGTGCATGAAAGcgtaagaaaatgagaggataaGAAAGTAATGGTGAGTTTTTCGAAAGCACAgaagtatttatctattttcctgcTACGTACGGCTGTTCTTTGATATATACCCTGAGCAccgtatagaaaaaaaaaaaacatgaacacgGAAAGAAGGACAGAACAAGTGATGAATTACGTCTTTTTCCTAAGGCACATAAatatttaactctttcacttctATTTGGTGTGTTTCATTAATCACAAACCACTCTGAGGCATTTCTTAGTCTTCTCCAGCCACCTCCGATCATCACACAGGCTACAGATTGGATAATAtaattcctttatttccttccctttcctataAGCGATCTGTAAGACTTTAGCATTGCCTTTATTGTGCATGGTTACATATCCTAGTGAAAAAGTTGAGACCAGTACAAATGTGTGAGAAGCTGTTAATAgttgtagaaagaaaaaatatctagCAGCAATTATTTTTAGAgcataagaacaaaaagaaatatatcaATAGGCCTATACGTGGCGGTCCCTGCAGCAGAATAAGACGCGGGAAACATGAACTGGACGGAAGCggcaaaggaaggaataaataaataaatagatgtaaCAGGAGCCAAGACACAGGACATAATAAAACACCACTTGGAGGACAGACGAAGGAACCCAAGGATGGACTGAAGGACGCACGCAGGATGAAGTCACTAGGTAGGATTAGATTAGGTAAGAATATGAATgagagtaaagaggaagagaaaagaaatggaatagGAGGAAAGAGTGAATCGGAGAAGAGGGAACGGTGAGGATATGAatgatgagggaagggagagaggaaaaggagaaaaggatgaaaggatggaagggagaaaggaggaaatgaggaaaggaaaggaagggatacgAGAGATGGATGAGAAGAGGGTGAGAAGATGAAACAAGagataagaataagagagagagagagagagagagagagagagagagagagagagagagagagagagagagagagagagagagagagagagagagagagagagtgaggaaaggtGTACAGGAGATTAgtttgttttttcatatatatatattgaagaatcacaaaaaaaaaaattcatcattcttcaaaaatatatttctgtttaccttatgtatgtacgtatgtatgtatgtatatatgtatgtatgtgtatatataactctctcactccctccctccctctccctctctctctactctctccgTCCTTCATATGCTCCATCCATCCTCTACCTGTTCCCTAATATATACTTTTCTATACAAACACCTcgtcccactccctctctccctccctccctcacttactccctccctccctccctccctccctccctccctccctccctccctctctccctccctccctccgcgcTCTGACCAGGACACTGatggccagagagagaaagtgaaggcgAAAGGGATAAAAACTCTGCTAatacaaggtgagagagagagagagagagagagagagagagagagagagagagagagagagagagagagagagagagagagagagagagagagagagagagtcagtcacagatgaataacaaacatAAACGCTCCATGTTTTGCTTCACGTGTCTTCCCTTTCatctaaaaaataaagagaataaagacagaagaggaaaagaaattacaaaaataaagagaggaagataaaaatagatgaaatataagatgagagagagagaaagagagagagagagagagagagagagagagagagagagagagagagagagagagagagagagagagagagagaagg
The Scylla paramamosain isolate STU-SP2022 chromosome 3, ASM3559412v1, whole genome shotgun sequence genome window above contains:
- the LOC135115757 gene encoding chitin deacetylase 1-like gives rise to the protein MARLRVAVVLGLLGIVAAQDEQAQDELTKLLCSEKGPGEWFRLGTSDCRNVIQCTEAGLQALRCPHGLAFDLELQTCDWKGKVKNCDNKVKTKKAQPLLRTLEPLCQENFLACGDGTCLDQQVFCNGVDDCPDGSDENACDMDNDPNRAPVCNQADCKLPDCYCYHDANEIPNGYQAKDVPQMITITFDDAINNNNNDLYQMLFTDRFNPNGCTIKSTFFVSHKYTNYTSVQELHRLGHEIAVHSISHNSSEEFWTSATEDEWEREMAGARVIAERFANITDTSVIGLRAPYLRVGGNNQFSMMETNSFLYDSTISAPLQDPPLWPYTLYYRMPHVCHGNAQRCPTRSFAVWEMVMNELDRREDPAVEAELPGCAMVDSCFSSKPTADRFYNFLNNNFNRHYLTNRAPLGLFFHSAFLKNDPEIFDAFTFWLDEIIANYNDVFFVTMTQVIQWMQDPRPVNQLNNYEAWREKCQVGGPPHCIGGTNCELNTDELPGETLRLNTCMRCPNKYPWLKDPLGEGFF